In one Mucilaginibacter sp. PAMB04168 genomic region, the following are encoded:
- a CDS encoding putative peptidoglycan glycosyltransferase FtsW: MHRILSRTKGDRWIWLIVIVLSVISLLAVYSSTGTLAYKQGKANETYLLKHMFMMIGGVALMYISHKLDYRYYAGISKLLMAITIPLLLYTLIFGNHVNDASRWIAIPGTGLTFQTSDLAKLALITYLARTLSRKQENIKDVKQSFIPIMGSVCVVFILIALANLSTAMMLFGVSILLLIIGRISVKQIAVVCLAGAVLLTGVILLGPRRKTYISRINTFMHPEKVDHDKSFQSDHAKIAIATGGVVGKGPGNSTERNFLPHPYSDFIYATIIEEYGLMGGLFIILIYLFLLYRCIKIVTKAPKAFGALLAAGLSFSLTIQAFANMAVAVGLGPVTGVPLPLVSMGGTSILFTSVAFGIILSVSRHIDENEASKEKEANKKIVVGKILEVA; encoded by the coding sequence ATGCATAGGATATTAAGCAGAACAAAAGGCGATAGGTGGATATGGCTTATTGTGATCGTACTTTCAGTAATATCATTGCTGGCTGTGTACAGTTCAACCGGCACACTCGCTTACAAGCAGGGTAAGGCCAATGAAACGTACCTGCTGAAGCACATGTTTATGATGATTGGCGGGGTTGCACTAATGTATATATCGCACAAGCTGGATTACCGGTATTATGCTGGTATCTCTAAATTGCTGATGGCCATTACCATTCCGTTGCTGCTGTATACGCTCATTTTTGGTAACCACGTAAACGATGCCAGCCGTTGGATAGCCATACCGGGTACCGGATTAACATTCCAAACATCCGATTTGGCTAAACTGGCTTTAATTACCTACCTGGCACGTACACTGTCGCGCAAACAGGAAAATATAAAGGACGTTAAGCAATCTTTCATTCCCATTATGGGTTCGGTATGCGTAGTGTTCATCTTAATTGCGCTGGCCAACTTATCAACTGCCATGATGCTTTTTGGTGTAAGCATCCTGTTATTGATTATTGGTCGTATCAGCGTAAAGCAAATTGCTGTAGTATGTTTGGCAGGCGCAGTATTGCTTACCGGTGTAATCTTATTAGGCCCGCGTCGTAAAACCTATATCTCACGTATCAACACCTTCATGCACCCCGAAAAGGTGGATCATGATAAGTCGTTCCAGTCAGACCATGCTAAAATAGCTATCGCTACCGGCGGTGTTGTAGGTAAGGGACCGGGTAACAGTACCGAGCGTAACTTTTTACCGCACCCTTATTCGGATTTTATTTACGCCACCATTATTGAAGAGTATGGACTAATGGGCGGGTTGTTCATAATTCTGATATACCTGTTCCTGCTGTACCGATGCATTAAGATAGTGACCAAAGCGCCTAAGGCCTTCGGGGCTTTATTGGCTGCGGGCTTAAGTTTTAGCTTAACCATACAGGCTTTTGCCAACATGGCCGTAGCCGTAGGTTTGGGGCCTGTAACCGGTGTGCCGCTGCCGTTGGTAAGCATGGGTGGTACATCCATACTATTCACCAGCGTGGCTTTTGGTATCATTCTATCTGTAAGTCGCCATATTGATGAGAATGAAGCAAGTAAAGAGAAAGAAGCGAATAAAAAAATAGTTGTAGGGAAGATTTTGGAAGTAGCTTAA
- the murG gene encoding undecaprenyldiphospho-muramoylpentapeptide beta-N-acetylglucosaminyltransferase, producing MSIGSENTAIPTPSSGSQGPRIIISGGGTGGHIFPAVAIANALKKLNPATEILFVGANGRMEMEKVPAAGYKIIGLDIQGIQRKAVWRNILFPVKLIASIGKAAGIINDFKPDAAVGVGGYASGPLLYAASLKGIPTLIQEQNSYAGITNKWLSKKAKKICVAFDGMEKFFPAGKIVKTGNPVRKQSVDTVGKREEAMAQFKLSPNKKTILVTGGSLGARTLNHSLLADLDKIIAADVQLIWQTGKVYYQGIMSKLGESYHPNICILEFLNRMDLAYAAADVIISRAGAGTIAELCIVGKPVILVPSPNVAEDHQTKNAMALVQSNAALFISDTNAETKLIPAALELLRNPGQQAKLSASISKLALPSADDVIAQHVIDIIKENK from the coding sequence ATGTCGATCGGATCAGAAAATACCGCTATTCCAACTCCCTCTTCAGGAAGCCAAGGGCCACGTATCATTATAAGTGGTGGTGGTACTGGCGGGCATATATTTCCGGCGGTAGCTATTGCCAATGCATTAAAAAAGCTTAATCCGGCAACCGAGATATTGTTTGTAGGTGCCAATGGCCGCATGGAGATGGAAAAAGTTCCGGCGGCTGGCTACAAGATTATCGGACTGGATATACAGGGCATACAGCGTAAAGCTGTTTGGCGCAATATTTTATTTCCGGTTAAGCTTATTGCGAGCATTGGCAAAGCGGCTGGTATAATAAACGATTTTAAACCCGATGCTGCAGTAGGTGTAGGAGGTTATGCTTCAGGCCCGCTGTTGTACGCGGCCTCATTAAAAGGCATCCCTACTTTAATACAAGAGCAAAACTCTTATGCAGGTATTACCAATAAATGGCTAAGCAAAAAGGCAAAAAAGATATGTGTTGCCTTTGATGGGATGGAAAAATTTTTTCCGGCTGGCAAAATCGTAAAAACAGGCAATCCTGTGCGTAAGCAGTCGGTAGATACGGTGGGCAAGCGTGAGGAGGCTATGGCGCAGTTTAAACTGTCGCCCAATAAAAAGACCATCTTGGTAACTGGTGGTAGTTTAGGTGCACGTACCCTCAATCATAGTCTGCTGGCCGATTTGGATAAGATTATTGCTGCAGATGTGCAGCTTATTTGGCAAACCGGCAAGGTTTACTACCAGGGTATTATGAGCAAATTGGGCGAAAGTTATCACCCTAACATTTGCATACTGGAGTTTTTAAACCGCATGGATTTGGCCTATGCTGCAGCCGATGTAATTATTTCGCGTGCGGGTGCCGGCACTATTGCGGAGTTATGTATTGTGGGCAAGCCGGTTATATTGGTGCCTTCGCCCAATGTGGCCGAAGATCATCAAACCAAAAACGCAATGGCCCTGGTACAAAGTAACGCTGCTTTATTTATTAGCGATACCAATGCCGAAACCAAACTGATACCGGCCGCACTGGAGTTGTTACGCAATCCCGGGCAGCAGGCTAAGCTAAGTGCAAGCATCAGCAAACTGGCCTTACCAAGCGCCGATGATGTGATTGCGCAGCACGTGATAGATATTATAAAAGAGAATAAATAA
- the murC gene encoding UDP-N-acetylmuramate--L-alanine ligase has product MELRNIQRVYLVGIGGIGMSGLARYFNHLGCMVCGYDKTETPLTDALNAEGMDIIFTDDASLVPAEFDEPNQGTLIIFTPAIPQDSAILNYFKANRFELYKRSQVLGIISKGLFTVAVAGTHGKTTTSSLITHILTAAGKDCTAFLGGIATNYNSNVLYGGSNLVVVEADEYDRSFLTLYPDIAVITSMDADHLDIYGDHGQLTDSFRMFASQIKAGGKLIAKQGLPLNHERATYTIGAEAADAIAHNIRIQNGSFYFDFQNGDTAINDIEMGIPGLHNIENAVAAIQAALYLNVTGNVIKAALASFKGVKRRFEYIVRTEKHVYIDDYAHHPEELKACIASVKKLYPDVKLTTVFQPHLFTRTRDFADGFAEALDMTDELLMLDIYPARELPIDGVDAHTILNRMQLADKHLLSKQEVIKRVQDLQPQLLLTVGAGDIDQLVEPLKQAFGYVE; this is encoded by the coding sequence ATGGAACTACGCAACATACAACGCGTTTACCTGGTTGGAATCGGGGGGATAGGCATGAGTGGCCTTGCCCGGTATTTCAACCATTTGGGCTGTATGGTATGCGGATACGATAAAACCGAAACACCATTAACCGACGCTTTGAATGCAGAAGGAATGGACATTATTTTTACCGATGATGCCAGTCTGGTGCCTGCCGAGTTTGACGAACCTAACCAGGGTACGTTAATTATCTTCACACCGGCTATTCCTCAAGATTCGGCCATACTCAATTATTTTAAAGCAAATAGGTTTGAGCTTTACAAGCGCTCACAGGTGCTGGGCATTATTAGCAAAGGCTTGTTTACTGTAGCCGTAGCGGGTACACACGGCAAAACTACCACTTCAAGCCTTATAACGCACATCCTTACCGCAGCCGGTAAAGATTGTACGGCATTTTTAGGTGGTATTGCAACCAATTACAACAGTAATGTACTTTACGGGGGCTCTAATTTGGTAGTTGTTGAGGCGGATGAGTATGACCGCTCCTTCCTGACCCTGTACCCGGATATTGCCGTGATCACTTCTATGGATGCTGATCATTTGGATATTTACGGCGACCATGGGCAGCTTACCGATTCGTTCCGCATGTTTGCTTCGCAAATTAAGGCGGGCGGCAAACTGATAGCTAAACAAGGCTTGCCGCTAAACCATGAGCGTGCCACGTATACCATTGGCGCCGAAGCTGCCGATGCCATTGCTCACAACATCCGTATCCAAAACGGTAGCTTTTATTTCGATTTCCAAAATGGCGATACTGCCATCAATGATATTGAAATGGGCATACCGGGTTTGCATAATATCGAAAATGCAGTTGCGGCCATACAAGCAGCCTTGTATTTAAATGTTACCGGCAATGTGATCAAGGCAGCGCTGGCATCTTTTAAAGGTGTAAAACGCAGGTTCGAGTACATTGTAAGAACAGAGAAGCATGTGTATATAGATGACTATGCTCATCACCCCGAGGAGCTGAAAGCTTGTATTGCATCCGTTAAAAAACTATATCCAGATGTTAAGCTCACCACGGTATTCCAGCCGCATCTGTTTACCCGCACACGCGATTTTGCCGATGGATTTGCTGAAGCCTTGGATATGACCGATGAATTGCTGATGCTGGATATTTACCCGGCTCGTGAGCTGCCTATAGACGGTGTGGATGCGCATACCATTTTAAACCGAATGCAGTTGGCAGATAAACACCTGCTCA